The genome window ATTTTGTTTTTTCATTTGTTTTCTGGTGTTTTTGTTGCTTTGCTACTTTCGGGCTTTGGGGCTTTGTTCTTTGTTTCTTTTGTGATGTTGTAGTTATTTTATTTCTTTAGTGATGCTCTAGTTTGTCCAATCGCTACTTTTCATGATGGAGGGCATTAGTAATATAGAGAGGATAAAAAAACTTGGCTACTGACAACTCTTTGAATGTTGTCTCGATTGTTATGTAATAGCTTGTTTTATCATGGTTGCTTAGAGGATTGGGTGTGAATTGGATGGTGTAGTGTAGCAGATAATCAAAACGATGGGCTTCGGGTTCTCGTACTGTTTTTTGATTTATTCTTCTTCACTCGTTGTAGTTCTTCCTATGACTGATTTTATAGACGGGGTCCCGGTTTGAATGGTTTAGTGTATTAGAGATAACATACGCGACGGCTTATCGACCGTTTTATTAGATTAATTAAGTCGAGGTTTGTTTGGAACGGTGATATCTGGAATATCCACTGGTGGAGTCACATGGTGCGGATCGGGTAACAAATGCCTTAATAGCTATAGGTGCCCTGCTTCACTACAAGGGTGGTCAGCCACGGGGATATCTGAATGGGAGGGTCTTTCGGGATTCCTGCGTTTTGACTTGCTTATGTTCAGCGACTTCGCTTTGGGACTTTTGTCATGAGTGTTTACCTGCTGTTGCGCCCAAGCAAGCTAATCCAAAATGATGAGGTGAATGTTATGTCTGCTTCTCACCTAACCAAACATGCGCTGGCTCACTCGCTCAAATCACTGATGGAGCATACTCCGCTGAACAAGATTACGGTCAAACATCTGGTGGATCATTGCGGATTGAATCGGCAAACCTTTTATTATCATTTTCAGGATATTTACGCGCTGCTTGGATGGATCTATCAGACTGAAGCAGTGGAGAGCCTTACGGAATACCGAAGCTACAGCACATGGACGGACGGATTCTATAAAATCTTTTGTTACATTGAGAACAATAAATCATTCTGCTGCAATACACTCGACTCGCTCGGTCGCACCCACCTGGATACATACCTCTACGAAGTAACGCATGATCTGATTATGGGTGTGATTGATGAGCTAGCCTGTGGGATAAAGGTCCGCAGTGAAGACAAAGAGTTTATCGCCAACTTCTATACCCTGGCCTTCACCGGGCTAATCATTCAGTGGATGAGGGGTAATATGCAAGAACCGCCAAAACAGATTATTGAAAAGCTCAGTGAGCTGATCCAAGGCAATGTCCTGAGGGCACTGCACAGATATGAGGATAAGCTGCCATCCGATTAGGATGCGCGGCTTTTTTTTGCATACAATCTAACCCTAGGTTTTAGACATTTTTCCAAAAGTGACTAAAAACCAGACATACCTATTCTTTTGATCATACCTTACGGGACCTGCAAGGTTTACATTAGGGATGTGACTACAGTAC of Paenibacillus sp. FSL R5-0517 contains these proteins:
- a CDS encoding TetR-like C-terminal domain-containing protein, which codes for MSASHLTKHALAHSLKSLMEHTPLNKITVKHLVDHCGLNRQTFYYHFQDIYALLGWIYQTEAVESLTEYRSYSTWTDGFYKIFCYIENNKSFCCNTLDSLGRTHLDTYLYEVTHDLIMGVIDELACGIKVRSEDKEFIANFYTLAFTGLIIQWMRGNMQEPPKQIIEKLSELIQGNVLRALHRYEDKLPSD